The Nicotiana sylvestris chromosome 6, ASM39365v2, whole genome shotgun sequence genomic sequence CTCCACCTTCAGCATCACCAAGAGCATCAGAAACTGTAACGAACTTTGTGAACATAGAGGATAATGAAGCTGAGGACTCAGGGAAAGTGGCAATAGGCCTTACGCAGAAGATGCGAGAAAACCTTGGTGGACATAGAAGGGATGAAACCTTGCTTTCTTCTGTGTCTTCCAATGGCTACATTGGCGACGAGAGTTCATTTAACAAGTCTGAAAATGAGTATGTAGCAGGAAATCTCAGTGATTCAGAAGTCATATCACCAGTTTCTAGGCATTCTTGGGATTACATTAATAGATTTGGCGGCCTTTATTCTTGCTCCTCCGTGAGCCGTGCATCTTATTCCCCAGAATCTTCAGTTTCTAAAGAAGCTAAGAAACGGCTTTCAGAGAGATGGGCAATGGTGGCATCTAATGGAAGTTGTCAAGAACAAAGACATCTGCGCAGAAACTCCAGTACATTAGGTGAGATGCTTGCTCTTTCTGACACGAAGAAGGCCGGAGGAATAGAGCAGGAAAGTAACAAAGACGAATCCAGAACTTCAAATTCCAACTCGATGAGTAATTCCAACTGTGATGAAGGTTTGGATCAGTCACCTAGAAACCTCTCAAGGTCTAAATCTGTTCCTGTATCTTCTACTGCATTTGGTACGCAGTTGAATGTGGATGTTAGAGGTCGTGATACAGGAAAAAACAACCTTCCTAAAGACACAACAAAGCCAAGAAGCACAAAACTGTCACTGAAAAATCTATTGTTCTCAAGGAACAAAAAACCAGGCAAAGACAGCGTGAACCATTTGCAATCCAGCAATGAAATGCAGTCTGGTGACAAGTCTTTACATTGTTCTGCAAAAGTTGACAAAGATAAAAGTGAATACCTTAATGTTCCAGGGCTTGAGTGCTCATCAGCTGACCTTGATAAATCACCAGGCAAACTAGTTTCCCAGAATTTGTTTGGCGAGCGAGGCATAATCTCTCCTGAGGTAACGCACTTTCCTTGGAAAAGCACTTTCCTGGTGATTAGTTAGTGTGGTTTTATGGGTCAAATTATGGGAAATCAGTTAAGCTCCATTTTTTTCTCATTCATTTCATTTGATGGTTATCAAAACAAATATTTGTTCATTTccactttttctttctttcagtttgaTGTTTATCATCTGTGTGTTCTATAATATTAGCAACTGGAGTTCTCTCACCTTTTGATTTATGTCCTTTCAATTTCTTGTATAACTTATTATATCTTCTATTGTTCCTTTTAAAGAGGTTTTGTCAATGTGAGGGAACAGTTTGTCACGCCAACTGAAATAGGGCTGATATGACTTTGCCAAATTGACTACTTTTGAGGAAATCCAAAGCTCATTTATGATTTAACTACTTTTAGCAGGTTGGGCTATTTGTATCAAAATCTTTGCCCTTGGGAAACCAGTGTGAGAGCCAGGACCAACCAAGTCCTATATCTGTTTTGGAGACAACATTTGAAGAGGATGAACATCCCGCACATATATCCTTTGGCAGGACTAAGCCAGATCATCATGGTAAAATCGTGTCACCAATCACACCTAGATCTCTggtttccctttttcttttgatttatgTACAACTTATACTTCTACCCTATGCTTTTATCAAATTTAACAGGTGGTGAGTTGTCTTCTGACCCTATAAGGTGCAATCTGATTGACAAATCTCCTCCAATAGGATCAATTGCTCGTACTCTGTCATGGAATGATTCCTGTGTAGATACAGCCAGTTCAGTTTGTTTAAGATCGTCCGCATCCATTCAGCGGAcagaggaagaagaaaaagaatggttCTCTTTTGTTCAAACATTATTAACGGTGGCTGGCCTTAATGAAGTGCAATCTGATGCATTCTTGTTGATGTGGCATTCGCCTGAAAGCCCTTTGGATCCATCACTAAGAGAAAAATGTGTTGATCTGAACGAGAAGGATGTACTACATGAGGCCAGGCGAAGGCAAAGGAGATCAACCCGAAAACTTGTGTTTGATTGTGTAAATGCAGCACTGATGGAAATTGCAGGATATGGGCCAGACACTTGCCAAAGAGCCATACCTTATAGTGGGGTCAGTAATAATCTCCCAGAAGGAGCTAAATTGATATTGGTAGACCAGGTGTGGACCCGAATGAAGGAATGGTTTTCGAGTGAGGCAAAATGTCTCACCGATGATGGTGGGGACGGAAACAGCCTGGTGGTGGATGGTATGGTGAGAAAGGAGGTAGTGGGGAAGGGATGGCTGCAATATTTGAGATTAGAATTAGATAATGTAGGAATGGAAATTGAAAGGAAGTTGCTGGAAGAGCTTGTGCATGAATCCATCGTTGAATTGACAGGTAGAGTGTGATAAGGCTTTTCCACTTATTTTTGTTTCCCTTGGTATTCTTGTCTCAAATTATATAAACATCATCTCCTCTATTATTGAGTTTGCCAACAATGCTGCAATCATTGTTTATATTGCAAATATTTTGCATTTTTGTAATGTTTTTACGTCTAGAATTGTTTTGCATCTTATGCTTTGACTCTAGTTGTCATTTGTACAGTGTAACTAAGTAAGCTGACACAAATGCAGTTTACCCCTTGCCAATGGACTTCGCAATCAACTGTTTAATCTTCCTTCATGGTTTTAGTGTGAAGTTGACTAGTCCATGAAGTCTCTTTTACTTTCTCCCTTTTAAATTGGATTTGAATTATATATGGCGATAGTCTAATAATTTTAGCTAACTTTGGTCATAGATTctcaaatttgttttgaaaaatcttatttgggtgaagtttggtttgaagatgaaaatatgTTTGGACAtaagttttcaaaacatattttactttttttatttttttgaaaaaaacatGAAATATGACTTATACCCACAAGTTTCAAAAACTATAACAAATACTCAACAGTACCTTTATCAATAATATTCACTATATTATCGCAAACCATAGTCCTTTGGtataaaattatcatttttataatgaactacataatACACTATTAGATGAccgagaagatgaagcagcattgttacaaaatagtaaatggtgggctcttttataaaatacaaaagtttgggacaatttttttaaaaaaatgtaatAATGATATTTTGGGCCAAAACCAACTCTTGAGCTTGTTTCGGGATTTGTGTTTTTGGTTTTGGAAATTTGCCAAAATGTAGataaaatttatggccaaacatgtattcgtaaaaaaaaaagaaaacccgaatatattttggcaaaatctatggccaaacgggtcCTAAGACTATTAGTATAGTTTAACCGTTGATAGCACCGTGCTTATCATAGAAAAATTACTTATGATTACCTATTAAGTAACCTGATTATGCAAATATGTTTATGCTTTTATAACTACTATGTCGGAGCTTGTTTGCGTGCGACTCGACTAATTTCACGGTTTGCCCGATACCTTTCATCGGGTAACTCTATCCACCAAGACTTAAAACGATAATATTTTACGCCATTATTTAGCAAAGTAtattcttttcttattc encodes the following:
- the LOC104229654 gene encoding uncharacterized protein isoform X2; this translates as MNGFQNGKNSNLDKPFPGCLGRMVNLFDLNSVVAGNRMLTDKPHGSLSRSQSDVVRTYPSEDQIEEKMIFSDLKRNSSNKKSNGTPMKKLIAQEMSKEINTCQNPPSVVAKLMGLDAFPMRRSASAARSHFGGHSRSHTDSSFSYCQHENGSLMEEMHNANQYAEQNEYKDVYEVWQPPTKINCVRSKSPQKAKDDETSIDKKVAFVRQKFIEAKCLSIDGKLRQSKEFQEALDVLSSNTDLFLKFLQEPNPMFSQHLHNLKSVPPPPETKRITVLRPSKMVDNSRFGESGNTNEKEMKRATQVGQGNRVDKSHCASSPPAAGWNIDENPAQPTRIVVLKPSPSKTHNCRAASSPPSASPRASETVTNFVNIEDNEAEDSGKVAIGLTQKMRENLGGHRRDETLLSSVSSNGYIGDESSFNKSENEYVAGNLSDSEVISPVSRHSWDYINRFGGLYSCSSVSRASYSPESSVSKEAKKRLSERWAMVASNGSCQEQRHLRRNSSTLGEMLALSDTKKAGGIEQESNKDESRTSNSNSMSNSNCDEGLDQSPRNLSRSKSVPVSSTAFGTQLNVDVRGRDTGKNNLPKDTTKPRSTKLSLKNLLFSRNKKPGKDSVNHLQSSNEMQSGDKSLHCSAKVDKDKSEYLNVPGLECSSADLDKSPGKLVSQNLFGERGIISPEVGLFVSKSLPLGNQCESQDQPSPISVLETTFEEDEHPAHISFGRTKPDHHGGELSSDPIRCNLIDKSPPIGSIARTLSWNDSCVDTASSVCLRSSASIQRTEEEEKEWFSFVQTLLTVAGLNEVQSDAFLLMWHSPESPLDPSLREKCVDLNEKDVLHEARRRQRRSTRKLVFDCVNAALMEIAGYGPDTCQRAIPYSGVSNNLPEGAKLILVDQVWTRMKEWFSSEAKCLTDDGGDGNSLVVDGMVRKEVVGKGWLQYLRLELDNVGMEIERKLLEELVHESIVELTGRV
- the LOC104229654 gene encoding uncharacterized protein isoform X1 — translated: MNGFQNGKNSNLDKPFPGCLGRMVNLFDLNSVVAGNRMLTDKPHGSLSRSQSDVVRTYPSEDQIEEKMIFSDLKRNSSNKKSNGTPMKKLIAQEMSKEINTCQNPPSVVAKLMGLDAFPMRRSASAARSHFGGHSRSHTDSSFSYCQHENGSLMEEMHNANQYAEQNEYKDVYEVWQPPTKINCVRSKSPQKAKDDETSIDKKVAFVRQKFIEAKCLSIDGKLRQSKEFQEALDVLSSNTDLFLKFLQEPNPMFSQHLHNLKSVPPPPETKRITVLRPSKMVDNSRFGESGNTNEKEMKRATQVGQGNRVDKSHCASSPPAAGWNIDENPAQPTRIVVLKPSPSKTHNCRAASSPPSASPRASETVTNFVNIEDNEAEDSGKVAIGLTQKMRENLGGHRRDETLLSSVSSNGYIGDESSFNKSENEYVAGNLSDSEVISPVSRHSWDYINRFGGLYSCSSVSRASYSPESSVSKEAKKRLSERWAMVASNGSCQEQRHLRRNSSTLGEMLALSDTKKAGGIEQESNKDESRTSNSNSMSNSNCDEGLDQSPRNLSRSKSVPVSSTAFGTQLNVDVRGRDTGKNNLPKDTTKPRSTKLSLKNLLFSRNKKPGKDSVNHLQSSNEMQSGDKSLHCSAKVDKDKSEYLNVPGLECSSADLDKSPGKLVSQNLFGERGIISPEQVGLFVSKSLPLGNQCESQDQPSPISVLETTFEEDEHPAHISFGRTKPDHHGGELSSDPIRCNLIDKSPPIGSIARTLSWNDSCVDTASSVCLRSSASIQRTEEEEKEWFSFVQTLLTVAGLNEVQSDAFLLMWHSPESPLDPSLREKCVDLNEKDVLHEARRRQRRSTRKLVFDCVNAALMEIAGYGPDTCQRAIPYSGVSNNLPEGAKLILVDQVWTRMKEWFSSEAKCLTDDGGDGNSLVVDGMVRKEVVGKGWLQYLRLELDNVGMEIERKLLEELVHESIVELTGRV
- the LOC104229654 gene encoding uncharacterized protein isoform X3 → MIFSDLKRNSSNKKSNGTPMKKLIAQEMSKEINTCQNPPSVVAKLMGLDAFPMRRSASAARSHFGGHSRSHTDSSFSYCQHENGSLMEEMHNANQYAEQNEYKDVYEVWQPPTKINCVRSKSPQKAKDDETSIDKKVAFVRQKFIEAKCLSIDGKLRQSKEFQEALDVLSSNTDLFLKFLQEPNPMFSQHLHNLKSVPPPPETKRITVLRPSKMVDNSRFGESGNTNEKEMKRATQVGQGNRVDKSHCASSPPAAGWNIDENPAQPTRIVVLKPSPSKTHNCRAASSPPSASPRASETVTNFVNIEDNEAEDSGKVAIGLTQKMRENLGGHRRDETLLSSVSSNGYIGDESSFNKSENEYVAGNLSDSEVISPVSRHSWDYINRFGGLYSCSSVSRASYSPESSVSKEAKKRLSERWAMVASNGSCQEQRHLRRNSSTLGEMLALSDTKKAGGIEQESNKDESRTSNSNSMSNSNCDEGLDQSPRNLSRSKSVPVSSTAFGTQLNVDVRGRDTGKNNLPKDTTKPRSTKLSLKNLLFSRNKKPGKDSVNHLQSSNEMQSGDKSLHCSAKVDKDKSEYLNVPGLECSSADLDKSPGKLVSQNLFGERGIISPEQVGLFVSKSLPLGNQCESQDQPSPISVLETTFEEDEHPAHISFGRTKPDHHGGELSSDPIRCNLIDKSPPIGSIARTLSWNDSCVDTASSVCLRSSASIQRTEEEEKEWFSFVQTLLTVAGLNEVQSDAFLLMWHSPESPLDPSLREKCVDLNEKDVLHEARRRQRRSTRKLVFDCVNAALMEIAGYGPDTCQRAIPYSGVSNNLPEGAKLILVDQVWTRMKEWFSSEAKCLTDDGGDGNSLVVDGMVRKEVVGKGWLQYLRLELDNVGMEIERKLLEELVHESIVELTGRV